Proteins from one Thioflavicoccus mobilis 8321 genomic window:
- a CDS encoding glutathione peroxidase: protein MPQDHTGQRIPSVTFKTRRNHEWVDVTTDEVFAGKTVVVFSLPGAFTPTCSSSHVPRYNQMVPFFKAHGVDEVCCVSVNDTFVMNEWQTALKAPDVRFLPDGNGEFTEGMGMLVDKANLGFGKRSWRYSMLVRDGIIEKMFIEPEVEGDPYEVSDADTMLNYLAPNAPKPADVTVFTRPGCPFCVKAKEMLKQAGMDFEELLLNRDYTEQTLRAVAGAKSVPQVFVNGRLIGGSDDLAAWLEARTDA, encoded by the coding sequence ATGCCGCAAGACCATACTGGCCAGCGTATCCCGAGCGTCACCTTCAAGACCCGTCGCAACCACGAGTGGGTGGATGTCACGACCGACGAGGTCTTCGCCGGCAAGACCGTCGTGGTCTTCTCGCTGCCCGGCGCCTTCACGCCGACTTGTTCGTCGTCGCACGTACCCCGCTACAACCAGATGGTGCCCTTCTTCAAGGCCCATGGTGTCGACGAAGTCTGCTGCGTCTCGGTCAACGACACCTTCGTCATGAACGAATGGCAGACCGCGCTCAAGGCCCCCGATGTACGCTTCCTGCCAGACGGCAACGGCGAGTTCACCGAGGGCATGGGCATGTTGGTCGACAAGGCCAACCTTGGCTTCGGCAAGCGCAGCTGGCGCTACTCGATGCTCGTGCGCGACGGCATTATCGAGAAGATGTTCATCGAGCCGGAGGTCGAAGGCGACCCCTACGAGGTCTCCGATGCCGACACCATGCTCAACTACCTGGCGCCGAATGCCCCGAAGCCGGCCGACGTCACCGTCTTCACGCGGCCCGGCTGCCCATTCTGCGTCAAGGCCAAGGAAATGCTGAAGCAGGCCGGCATGGACTTCGAGGAGTTGCTGCTCAATCGCGACTATACCGAGCAAACGCTGCGGGCTGTCGCCGGGGCCAAGTCGGTGCCGCAGGTATTCGTCAACGGCCGGCTTATCGGCGGCTCCGACGACCTCGCCGCCTGGTTGGAGGCCCGGACCGACGCCTAA